The following is a genomic window from Acidimicrobiales bacterium.
AGCGGTCACGACCTGGTGCATGACGGCGGTGTTCGGCTCGATGCCGAAGGTGGCCTCGTCAAGTTCGACCGAACCCGCTGGGTCGCCAATCTGGCTGAGCACGTTGACAGAAGCCATCACCGGGCTCCCTTGACGGCGTCGCGGATGAGGACGGTGGCCCCGCGCGGGCCGGGAACCGATCCACGCACCAATAGGAGCTCGCGCTCCGGATCAGCCTGCACGACCTCGAGGTTCAGGGTGGTGGTCTTCTGGTTACCCATCCGACCCGGCATGCGCTTGCCCCGGAAGATACGGGACGGGGTGGCGCACTGGCCGACGGCACCCGGCTTGCGGTGGACCTTGTGAGCGCCGTGCGAGGCACGCTGACCCTTGAAGCCATGGCGCTTCATGACGCCGGCGAAGCCCTTGCCCTTGCTGACCGCCGTCACGTCGACCCGACCCTGGTCGGCCAGCGACTCCACGGTGATCTCCTGGCCCACCTCGTAGCCGTCGACGTCGTCGAGGCGCAGCTCGACGAGCCGTTCCCCGGCATCGACACCACCGGCGGCAAAATGGCCGGCCTCGGGACGGGTGAGCTTCGTCGCGTCCTTTCGGCCCACGGTCACCTGGAGCGCTGTGTACCCGTCCCGCTCGGTGGTCTTGACCTGAACAACTCGGTTGGGACGGACGCGGAGCACGGTGACGGGAAGGACGCGGTTGTCCTCATCCCAGACCTGAGTCATGCCGACCTTTTCGCCGACGATTGCCTTGTTGGCCATGATGGCTCCTGCGACTGGCACCGGAGGACTCCCTCCGACGGCTGGCCCAATAAGTGAGCCGTTCACGCGAACGCTCCGCACGGGCATGGCCCGGCGGAGCGGTGATTCGGTTGTGCCGTTCGGTTCCCGGGGGGCCTTAACGGACGTCGATTGGCAACCCCGGACCCTCCGGAGTAAGGAGGACAACGATACGGCCGTTCCCAACGACCCACAACCGCGTCATCTGACGGATTCCACGTGCCGGGTGCCGAGCCCATCCCCGAGGTTGACCGACCCGGCCGGTAGCGTCAGCGACGACGAGAGATCGGCTCCATTGCACCGTTTTCTCGGCGCGATCTCATGACCGAACCGGCGACCCACCACACGCTCCCCCCATGGGTCCGTCGTGCCGTGTTGGCCTTGATGGCCGGCCTGGCCGGCCTGTGGATCCTCCGGAGCGTCGTCAGCTCATTGCGGCCCCTGCTGCTGGTCCTGCTGGTGTCGTTCTTTGTCTCGTTCGCCCTTGAACCGGCCGTCAACCGGTTGGAACGGACGGGCCTCCGTCGGGGTCCGGGCACGGCCCTCGTAATGCTGGCCGTGGTCGGCGCCCTCGGTGGCTTCGGCGTGCAGGTGGGAAGCCTGCTGGCCGAGCAGGTCACCGACTTCAGCGAGAACGTGCCCCGCTACCTGGAGGACATCGACGGCTGGTTGGAAGACAGTTTCGGCATCCAGAACGCCACGGCTGACCTCCGGGCCGACTACGACACCGGCGCCCTGGCCCAACGGCTGGGAGACGTGGCCGACGACCTGGCCCGCTTTGGGACCACAGTGGCGAACGTTCTGTTCCAGCTGTTCACCGTCGGGCTTTTCACGTTCTACCTGGTGGCCGAGGGTCCGAAGCTACGCCGCTTGGTCTGCTCTTTCCTGGCCGAGCGACACCAGCGCCACGTGCTGGAGGTCTGGGACCTGGCCATAGAGAAGACAGGCGGCTACATACTCTCTCGTAGCCTCCTGGCCCTGGGCTCCTCGCTCGTCCACTGGGCGGCCTTCGAGCTGATTGGCCTGCCGTCCTCGCTGGCCCTGGCCCTCTGGGTGGGCGTCATGTCCCAGTTCGTTCCCGTGGTCGGTACCTACATCGCCGGGGCCCTTCCCCTGGTCATCGCTCTGCTGGGTAACCCGGCAGACGGCCTGTGGGTCTTCGTGGTGGTAGCCGTCTACCAGCAGTTTGAGAACTACCTGCTCGCCCCCCGGATTACCTCCCACACCATGCAGTTACACGTGGCGGTGGCCTTCGGGGCCGTGATCGCCGGCTCGGCAGTCCTCGGCGTGGTCGGTGCCTTGCTGGCCCTGCCGGCCGCGGCGACCATCCAGTCGGTGATCGCCGCCGAGGCCGAACGGCACGAGGTGGCTGAACACCTGATCGCTGAAAGCAGCCAGCGGCGGGGACATGGCCCCGCCGGCGACCAGGAACACTGAGTTAAAACGGCAGGAGCGCCCCCGAGGGGACGCTTCGTGCACTCGATCGACCAGCGGCCGACCCGGGGTGGTCAGGCCTGTTGGATCTTGATCTCGATATCGACGCCGGCTGGAAGGTCCAGGCGTTGCAGCGAGTCCACCGTCTTGGGCGAGGGGTTCAGAATGTCGAGCAGGCGCTTGTGGATGCGCATCTCGAAGTGCTCCCGGGAGTCCTTGTCCTTGAAGGGACCACGGATGACCGTGTAGCGGTGCTTCTCGGTCGGCAGGGGAACAGGCCCCCGAAGGTCGGCCTGGGTACGTCGAACCGTCTCGACGATCTTCTTCGTCGACTGGTCGATGACCTCGTGGTCGTAGGCCTTCAGCCGGATCCGGATCTTTTGCCCTACAGCCATGGTGGTCGTACTACTTGATGATCTTGGTGACGGCGCCGGCACCCACGGTGCGGCCACCCTCGCGGATGGCGAAACGGAGACCCTCATCCATGGCGATCGGGGCGATGAGCTCGACGGTCATGGTGGTGTTGTCACCGGGCATGCACATCTCGGTGCCCTCAGGCAACTCGATCATGCCGGTCACGTCGGTGGTCCGGAAGTAGAACTGCGGGCGGTAGTTCGAGAAGAACGGCTTGTGGCGGCCACCCTCGTTCTTGGTCAGCACGTAGACCTGGGACTCGAACTGGGTGTGCGGGGTGATCGAACCCGGCTTGGCTAGCACCTGGCCACGCTGGACCTCATCCTTTTCGATGCCCCGCAGCAGGGCACCGATGTTGTCGCCGGCCTGACCCTCGTCGAGGAGTTTGCGGAACATCTCGACACCGGTGCAGACGGTGGTCTGGGTGTCGCGGATACCAATGATCTCGATCTTGTCGCCCGTATTCACGACTCCCTGCTCGATGCGGCCGGTCACCACGGTGCCGCGGCCGGTGATCGAGAACACGTCCTCGATCGGCATCAGGAACGGCTTTGCCACGTCGCGCTCGGGCGTCGGGATGTAGTCGTCGACCTGGGTCATCAGCTCCACGACCTGGTCACCGGCATCGCTGTCGCCCTCCAGGGCCTTCAGCGCCGAGACTCGCACGACCGGGGTGTCGTCACCGGGGAAGTCGTACTCGTCGAGGAGTTCGCGTACCTCCATCTCGACCAGCTCTAGCAGCTCGTCGTCGTCGACCATGTCGCACTTGTTGAGGGCCACGATGATCTTCGGCACACCGACCTGGCGAGCCAGCAGAACGTGCTCACGGGTCTGGGGCATAGGGCCGTCGGCCGCCGACACCACCAGGATGGCGCCGTCCACCTGGGCGGCACCGGTGATCATGTTCTTGATGTAGTCGGCGTGGCCCGGCATGTCGACGTGGGCGTAGTGCCGGTTCGGGGTCTCGTACTCGACGTGACTCACGTTGATCGTGATACCGCGCTCGCGCTCTTCGGGCGCCTTGTCGATGTCCTCGAAGCCGGTGAACTGCGTGGACTCGGGATCGCGGTCCGAGAGGACCTTGGTGATCGCCGCGGTCAGGGTTGTCTTCCCATGGTCGATGTGTCCCATGGTTCCCACGTTCACGTGGGGCTTGTTGCGCTCGAACTGGGCCTTGGCCATTACGTTGCTTCCTTAGGTTTCTGTTCGGAGTTCCCTGGTCTTACCGGCGTAGGTCACTCACCGTGTATACGGCGGGTGATCTCCTCCTGCACCGACCCGGGAGTCTGCTGATACGAGTCAAACTGCATGGTGTAGGTCGCGCGACCTTGGGTGCGCGAACGCAGGTCAGTAGCGTACCCGAACATCTCGGACAGCGGCACCTGAGCGCTGACCACCTGGTTGGTACCCCGGGCTTCCATCTGACCAACCCGACCCCGACGGGAGTTGAGGTCGCCCACTACGTCGCCCATGTAGTCCTCGGGGGTGACGACCTCGACGGACATCACCGGCTCCAGCAGGACCGGCTTGGCCATGCGCATGGCCTCCCGGAACCAGGCCTGCGCGGCGATCTTGAACGCCATCTCGGAGGAGTCCACGTCGTGCGACTTGCCGTCGTTGAGGCTGATCTTCAGTCCCAGGACCGGAAAGCCAGCTACCGGTCCGTTGGTGGTGGCTAGCTGCACGCCGGCGTCCACCGACGGGATGTACTCCTTGGGGATGCGTCCACCCTTGACGTTGTCCTCAAATAGGTATGTCGAATCGTCGTCGCTGTAGGGCTCCAGGCTGGCCACGATCTCGGCGTACTGGCCCGACCCGCCGGTCTGCTTCTTGTGGGTGTACCGGTGGTCTGTGACCGCCTTGGTGATGGTCTCCCGGTACGCGACCTGCGGCTTACCCACGTTGGCATCCACCCGGAACTCCCGGAGCATCCGGTCGACCAGCACCTCGAGGTGGAGCTCACCCATTCCGCCGATGATGGTCTGGCCAGTCTCCTCGTCGCTCCGGACGGTGAAGGTGGGGTCCTCCTCGGCTAGGGCGCCGAGGGCCCTGCCCATCTTGTCCTGGTCAGCCTTGGACCGCGGCTCCACTGCCACGTGGATGACCGGCCGCGGAAACTCCAACTGCTCCAGCACGATGGGATGGTCCGGGGCACACAGGGTGTCGCCGGTCCGGGTGTTCTTCAGGCCGATGCCGGCCACAATGTCGCCCGTCCGGACGTCGTCACGGTCCTCGCGGTCATTGGCGTGCATCTCCAGAATGCGGCCGATGCGCTCCTTGTTCTCGGTGCGTGAGTTCATGACCGCTGAACCCTTTTCCAAAATGCCGCTGTAAGCCCGGAAGTACGTGAGCTTGCCCACGTGGGGATCAGTCATGATCTTGAAGGCCAGGGCGGCGAAGGGCGCTGAGTCATCAGCACCGCGCTCTACGGTGTCACCCGTCCGAGGGTGCACACCTTCGACAGGGGGGAGATCGATAGGTGACGGGAGGTAATCCACCACAGCGTCCAGCAGGGGCTGCACGCCCTTATTCTTGAATGCCGTCCCGGTGAGGATTGGGACACAGTGCCCAGCCAGGGTGCCGGTCCGCACGGCCGACCGCAAGTCGGTGGCTGTGATCTCCTCCTCGCTGACGAACTTCTCCAGAATGTTCTCGTCGAACTCCGAAAGGACGTCGATGAGTTCGGCCCGGTACTCCTCAGCCATGTCCACCAGGTCGGCCGGGATGTCGACAATGTCCCAAGACGCACCCAGATCCCCGCTCTGCCAGACCAGGGCGTTCATCTCCACCAGGTCGACCACCCCGGTGAAGTCCGACTCGGCGCCGATCGGCAACTGGATGACCGCCGCCTTGCAGCCCAGGCGCTCCCGGATGGTACCCAGCACGAAAAAGAAGTCGGCCCCAGTGCGGTCCATCTTGTTGATGAAGCACATCCGGGGGACGTTGTACCGGTCGGCCTGACGCCACACCGTCTCGGTCTGAGGTTCCACACCAGCCACACCGTCGAACACGGCCACCGCACCGTCTAGGACCCGTAACGAGCGCTCCACCTCCACGGTGAAGTCCACGTGGCCCGGGGTGTCGATGATGTTGATGCGGTGGTCATTCCAGAAGCAGCTGGTGGCCGCCGATGTAATGGTGATCCCTCGCTCCTGCTCCTGCTCCATCCAGTCCATGGTGGCGGCGCCGTCGTGGACTTCACCGATCTTGTAGTTCACACCGGTGTAGTAGAGGATCCGCTCGGTCGTCGTGGTCTTGCCCGCGTCGATGTGGGCCATGATCCCAATGTTGCGGGTCTTGTCGAGGGGGTGTCGCGTTGCCATCTCTATGCTCTGTATTCGTTGCTCGGTCGATCTCGGTCTCTGGTGCTGGACCTAGGCGGTATACATGGTCAGTGCGGCATGCAGGCCGGGGCTGTGCCGGGTGCCGGGCCGACGTGGACGGCCGCTGCGGATCAAATGGAGGGGCGCCCCGAGGGGCAACTCACCACCGGTAGTGGGCGAACGCCTTGTTGGACTCGGCCATCTTGTGGAGGTCCTCCCGGCGCTTCACCGATGAACCTAGGCCGTTCGAAGCATCCATGATCTCGTTAGCCAGCCGCTCAGCCATCGATCGCTCGCGACGGTCACGGGAGTAATTGACCAGCCAGCGGACGGCCAGCGTATTTGCCCGACGGGGACGGACCTCGACCGGCACCTGGTAGGTGGCACCACCGACCCGGCGGCTACGCACCTCGAGTTGCGGACGGACATTGTCGATAGCCCGTTTCAGGGTGCCGACCGGCTCGCTGCCCGTCTTTTGCTCAACGGTGGAGAGTGCGGTGTAGACGATGCGCTCGGCGGTGGAACGCTTGCCTCGTTGCAGCACTTTGTTGACGAGCTGGGTGACCACCGTGGACCGGTAGACCGGGTCTGGAGTCAACTCACGACGATCGGCGGGGCCCTTGCGCGGCACGGTCAGCCTTCCTTTTTCGTGCCGTAGCGGCTACGAGCCTGGCGTCGCTGACCGACGCCCGAGGTGTCCAGCGTCCCGCGGATCACCTTGTAGCGGACACCGGGGAGGTCCTTCACGCGGCCACCGCGGATGAGCACGATGGAGTGCTCCTGGAGGTTGTGTCCCTCACCGGGGATGTAGGCCGTGACCTCGACACCCGTGGTGAGGCGGACACGAGCCACCTTGCGTAGCGCGGAGTTCGGCTTTTTCGGTGTGGTGGTGTAGACCCGGGTGCACACCCCGCGCCGCTGGGGCGCTCCCTTAAGCGCAGGCGTGGCTTCCTTGCGGCGCTTGGACTGACGGCCCTTGCGGACCAGTTGCTGGATGGTGGGCACAGACCTACCTCGTCGATTGGAAAAACAGGGATTGCAACACCGCGACCGGGAACCGGCACCGGCCAGCAATCAAGTCTACGGGTGGGCCTCCCCCACTCACAAACGTGTCGCCCGGGCCGGACCGACGTCACACGGCCAACTACCCGGCCTCGGGGGCCTCCTCGGTCGGAACGCCGATGGCGGTAGCTAGGTCGATCACGTCGGCCTCGTAGGCACCCTCGAATGCATCCTCGCCCGGGCCGACCTGACCGGCCAGCCATTCGGCGAGGTCCTGTTCCTCGTCAGCCGACGAGTAGAAGTCCATCGGCTTGTAGTCCGGGGCATGGGTGGCCACCCGCCGGTACTCCTCCAGACCGGTCCCGGCAGGGACCAGCTTGCCAATGATGATGTTCTCTTTGAGGCCGATGAGTTTGTCGCTCCGGCACTCGATGGCCGCCTCGGTGAGGACCCGTGTGGTCTCCTGGAAGGAGGCCGCCGAGAGCCACGAATCGGTGGCCAACGAGGCCTTGGTGATGCCCATGAGCTCGGGACGGCCCTCGGCGGGACGGCGACTCTCGGCCACCAGCATGCGGTTGGTCTCAGCGAAGAGGCGCTGGTCGACCTGCTCGCCGGGCAGGAAGTCCGATTCGCCAGGGTCGTTGATCTTCACCCGGCGAGTCATCTGACGGACGATGAGCTCGATGTGCTTGTCGTGGATGGACACGCCCTGGTCCCGGTAGACCTTCTGGACTTCCTCCACGAGGTACTGCTGTGTCTCGCGGACACCCTTGATCTCGAGCAGTTCCTTGGGGTCGCGCGGCCCTTCAACGATGGCGTCGCCGGCTCGGACCTCCTGACCGTCGACCACCTCGAGGCGGGACGCCCCGACCACCGTGTAGACCTCCTCGGTGCCGTCGTCGGCCACCACGGTGACCTCCCGGCCTCGGCCCTCGTCCTCGCCGATCCGGACCACGCCAGAGATGCGGGCCAGGGTGGCCTTACCCTTCGGGGTACGGGCTTCGAAAAGCTCCACAACACGCGGTAGGCCTCCGGCAATGTCCTTGCCGGCCACACCACCGGTGTGGAAGGTCCGCATGGTCAGCTGGGTACCGGGCTCGCCGATCGACTGGGCGGCGATCACGCCGACCGCTTCGCCGACCTCGATCGCCTTTCCGGTAGCCAGCGACATGCCGTAGCTGGCCCCAGACACGCCGGTGGCCGAGTCATCGGTGAGCGGCGACAAGACGCGGACACGGTCGACGTCAGGGTCGTCGCGCAACAGGTCGGCCTCGACCTCGCCGACGATCGTCCCGGCGGGAAGCAGGCGCC
Proteins encoded in this region:
- the fusA gene encoding elongation factor G; its protein translation is MATRHPLDKTRNIGIMAHIDAGKTTTTERILYYTGVNYKIGEVHDGAATMDWMEQEQERGITITSAATSCFWNDHRINIIDTPGHVDFTVEVERSLRVLDGAVAVFDGVAGVEPQTETVWRQADRYNVPRMCFINKMDRTGADFFFVLGTIRERLGCKAAVIQLPIGAESDFTGVVDLVEMNALVWQSGDLGASWDIVDIPADLVDMAEEYRAELIDVLSEFDENILEKFVSEEEITATDLRSAVRTGTLAGHCVPILTGTAFKNKGVQPLLDAVVDYLPSPIDLPPVEGVHPRTGDTVERGADDSAPFAALAFKIMTDPHVGKLTYFRAYSGILEKGSAVMNSRTENKERIGRILEMHANDREDRDDVRTGDIVAGIGLKNTRTGDTLCAPDHPIVLEQLEFPRPVIHVAVEPRSKADQDKMGRALGALAEEDPTFTVRSDEETGQTIIGGMGELHLEVLVDRMLREFRVDANVGKPQVAYRETITKAVTDHRYTHKKQTGGSGQYAEIVASLEPYSDDDSTYLFEDNVKGGRIPKEYIPSVDAGVQLATTNGPVAGFPVLGLKISLNDGKSHDVDSSEMAFKIAAQAWFREAMRMAKPVLLEPVMSVEVVTPEDYMGDVVGDLNSRRGRVGQMEARGTNQVVSAQVPLSEMFGYATDLRSRTQGRATYTMQFDSYQQTPGSVQEEITRRIHGE
- the tuf gene encoding elongation factor Tu; protein product: MAKAQFERNKPHVNVGTMGHIDHGKTTLTAAITKVLSDRDPESTQFTGFEDIDKAPEERERGITINVSHVEYETPNRHYAHVDMPGHADYIKNMITGAAQVDGAILVVSAADGPMPQTREHVLLARQVGVPKIIVALNKCDMVDDDELLELVEMEVRELLDEYDFPGDDTPVVRVSALKALEGDSDAGDQVVELMTQVDDYIPTPERDVAKPFLMPIEDVFSITGRGTVVTGRIEQGVVNTGDKIEIIGIRDTQTTVCTGVEMFRKLLDEGQAGDNIGALLRGIEKDEVQRGQVLAKPGSITPHTQFESQVYVLTKNEGGRHKPFFSNYRPQFYFRTTDVTGMIELPEGTEMCMPGDNTTMTVELIAPIAMDEGLRFAIREGGRTVGAGAVTKIIK
- a CDS encoding AI-2E family transporter, whose amino-acid sequence is MTEPATHHTLPPWVRRAVLALMAGLAGLWILRSVVSSLRPLLLVLLVSFFVSFALEPAVNRLERTGLRRGPGTALVMLAVVGALGGFGVQVGSLLAEQVTDFSENVPRYLEDIDGWLEDSFGIQNATADLRADYDTGALAQRLGDVADDLARFGTTVANVLFQLFTVGLFTFYLVAEGPKLRRLVCSFLAERHQRHVLEVWDLAIEKTGGYILSRSLLALGSSLVHWAAFELIGLPSSLALALWVGVMSQFVPVVGTYIAGALPLVIALLGNPADGLWVFVVVAVYQQFENYLLAPRITSHTMQLHVAVAFGAVIAGSAVLGVVGALLALPAAATIQSVIAAEAERHEVAEHLIAESSQRRGHGPAGDQEH
- the rplC gene encoding 50S ribosomal protein L3, which produces MANKAIVGEKVGMTQVWDEDNRVLPVTVLRVRPNRVVQVKTTERDGYTALQVTVGRKDATKLTRPEAGHFAAGGVDAGERLVELRLDDVDGYEVGQEITVESLADQGRVDVTAVSKGKGFAGVMKRHGFKGQRASHGAHKVHRKPGAVGQCATPSRIFRGKRMPGRMGNQKTTTLNLEVVQADPERELLLVRGSVPGPRGATVLIRDAVKGAR
- the rpsL gene encoding 30S ribosomal protein S12 — its product is MPTIQQLVRKGRQSKRRKEATPALKGAPQRRGVCTRVYTTTPKKPNSALRKVARVRLTTGVEVTAYIPGEGHNLQEHSIVLIRGGRVKDLPGVRYKVIRGTLDTSGVGQRRQARSRYGTKKEG
- the rpsJ gene encoding 30S ribosomal protein S10, producing MAVGQKIRIRLKAYDHEVIDQSTKKIVETVRRTQADLRGPVPLPTEKHRYTVIRGPFKDKDSREHFEMRIHKRLLDILNPSPKTVDSLQRLDLPAGVDIEIKIQQA
- the rpsG gene encoding 30S ribosomal protein S7 encodes the protein MPRKGPADRRELTPDPVYRSTVVTQLVNKVLQRGKRSTAERIVYTALSTVEQKTGSEPVGTLKRAIDNVRPQLEVRSRRVGGATYQVPVEVRPRRANTLAVRWLVNYSRDRRERSMAERLANEIMDASNGLGSSVKRREDLHKMAESNKAFAHYRW